Proteins from a single region of Halorubrum sp. 2020YC2:
- a CDS encoding alpha-ketoacid dehydrogenase subunit beta: MTETQNLTLVQAVRDGLHTELREDDDVVVMGQDVGKNGGVFRATEGLFDEFGGDRVIDTPLAESGIVGTAVGMAAMGMRPVPEIQFSGFMYPGFDQIVSHMSRFRTRSRGRFTLPMTLRAPYGGGIRAPEHHSESKEAFYAHEAGLKVVIPSTPYDAKGLLAASIRDPDPVVFLEPKLIYRAFREEVPDEPYTVPIGEAATRREGDDVAVFTYGAMTRPTLEAAETLSEEGIECEVVDLRTVSPLDREAIVEAFEKTGRAVVVHEAPKTGGLGGEITAILQEEALLYQEAPVGRVTGFDVPYPLYALEDYYLPSAARVEEGILEAVEF; the protein is encoded by the coding sequence ATGACCGAGACACAGAACCTCACGCTGGTACAGGCGGTACGGGACGGATTACACACCGAACTGCGCGAGGACGACGACGTCGTCGTGATGGGCCAAGACGTCGGGAAGAACGGCGGCGTCTTCCGCGCGACGGAGGGCCTCTTCGACGAGTTCGGCGGCGACCGGGTGATCGACACGCCGCTGGCCGAGTCGGGGATCGTCGGCACCGCGGTCGGGATGGCCGCGATGGGGATGCGACCGGTCCCGGAGATTCAGTTCTCCGGGTTCATGTACCCCGGCTTCGACCAGATCGTCTCGCACATGTCGCGGTTCCGGACCCGGAGCCGCGGGCGGTTCACGCTGCCGATGACGCTCCGGGCCCCCTACGGCGGCGGCATCCGCGCCCCGGAACACCACTCCGAGTCGAAGGAGGCGTTCTACGCGCACGAGGCCGGGCTGAAAGTGGTGATCCCCTCGACGCCCTACGACGCGAAGGGGCTGCTCGCGGCGTCGATCCGCGACCCGGACCCGGTGGTCTTCCTCGAACCGAAGCTGATCTACCGGGCGTTCCGCGAGGAGGTGCCCGACGAGCCGTACACCGTCCCGATCGGGGAGGCGGCCACCCGGCGCGAGGGCGACGACGTCGCCGTGTTCACCTACGGCGCGATGACCCGCCCCACGCTGGAGGCGGCGGAGACGCTGAGCGAGGAGGGGATCGAGTGCGAGGTGGTCGACCTCCGGACGGTCTCGCCGCTCGACCGGGAGGCGATAGTCGAGGCGTTCGAGAAGACCGGCCGCGCGGTCGTCGTCCACGAGGCGCCCAAGACGGGCGGGCTCGGCGGCGAGATAACGGCGATCCTCCAGGAGGAGGCGCTCCTCTATCAGGAGGCACCGGTCGGCCGCGTCACCGGGTTCGACGTGCCGTATCCGCTCTACGCGCTGGAGGACTACTACCTCCCGTCCGCCGCGCGCGTCGAGGAGGGGATCTTGGAGGCGGTCGAATTTTAA
- a CDS encoding dihydrolipoamide acetyltransferase family protein, with product MTVEEFKLPDVGEGVAEGELVSWLVAPGDRVEEDQPVAEVETDKALVEVPSSYDGVVEELFAEEGEMVPVGDVIISFRVDEDDEAAAGDDAGTEAEPASGSAAGNEPEPDAAADEHDAESAAPDSAPAESETEPETPSGRTFAPPSARRLARELGVDVAAVDGSGPGGRITEADVRAHAEGDTGPTGAGDADDGPEPRPSPTPTDTGSEGRKSAVSKRGSDGSADSPAASASGGGPEPAGRETTLATPATRKVARERGVDLDDVPTDETRDGEAFVTALAVNAYADALESGAASTAAAETTPDPEPAPVDASAEPAGADAASAGSTAGDETVPYRGVRRTIGKQMERSKFTAPHVTHHDTAAVDALVEAREDLKPKAEAAEVKLTYMPFVMKAIVAGLKEHPYLNSELREDDEEIVLKSEYNLGIAVATDAGLMVPVVEDVDEKGLFELADEVNDLAARARERKLKPAEMNGGTFTITNFGAIGGEYATPIINYPETAILGLGAIEERPVVRERDGESEVVPAPTLPLSLSIDHRVVDGAIAAEFANTVMEHLENPLLLLNE from the coding sequence ATGACAGTCGAGGAGTTCAAGCTGCCGGACGTCGGTGAGGGCGTCGCGGAGGGCGAACTGGTCTCGTGGCTGGTCGCGCCCGGCGACCGCGTCGAGGAGGACCAGCCGGTGGCCGAGGTCGAGACGGACAAGGCGCTCGTCGAGGTGCCGTCGAGCTACGACGGCGTCGTCGAGGAGCTGTTCGCCGAGGAGGGGGAGATGGTCCCCGTCGGGGACGTGATCATCTCGTTCCGCGTCGACGAGGACGACGAGGCGGCCGCCGGCGACGACGCCGGTACCGAGGCCGAACCGGCGTCCGGCTCGGCCGCGGGCAACGAACCGGAACCGGACGCGGCCGCCGACGAGCACGACGCGGAGTCCGCCGCGCCTGACTCGGCGCCCGCCGAGTCCGAAACCGAACCGGAAACGCCCTCCGGGCGCACCTTTGCGCCGCCGTCGGCCCGCCGGCTCGCCCGCGAACTCGGCGTCGACGTCGCGGCCGTCGACGGGAGCGGTCCCGGCGGCCGGATCACCGAGGCCGACGTGCGGGCACACGCCGAGGGCGATACCGGACCCACCGGTGCGGGCGACGCGGACGACGGTCCCGAGCCGCGACCCTCCCCGACGCCGACCGACACCGGATCCGAGGGGCGGAAGTCCGCGGTCAGCAAGCGCGGCTCCGACGGCTCCGCGGACTCCCCGGCGGCGAGCGCGTCCGGCGGGGGTCCCGAACCGGCGGGCCGCGAGACGACGCTCGCGACGCCCGCGACGCGGAAGGTCGCGCGCGAGCGCGGCGTCGACCTCGACGACGTGCCGACGGACGAGACCCGCGACGGCGAGGCGTTCGTCACGGCTTTGGCCGTGAACGCGTACGCCGACGCGCTGGAGTCGGGGGCGGCGTCGACGGCGGCGGCCGAGACGACGCCCGACCCGGAGCCGGCGCCCGTCGACGCGAGCGCGGAGCCGGCCGGCGCGGACGCCGCCTCCGCGGGCTCGACCGCCGGCGACGAGACCGTCCCCTATCGCGGCGTCAGGCGGACCATCGGGAAGCAGATGGAGCGGTCGAAGTTCACCGCCCCGCACGTCACCCACCACGACACCGCCGCGGTCGACGCGCTCGTCGAGGCCCGCGAGGACCTGAAGCCGAAGGCCGAGGCGGCGGAGGTGAAGCTCACCTACATGCCGTTCGTGATGAAGGCCATCGTCGCGGGGCTGAAAGAGCACCCGTACCTCAACAGCGAGCTCCGCGAGGACGACGAGGAGATCGTGTTGAAAAGCGAGTACAACCTCGGGATCGCGGTCGCCACCGACGCGGGCCTCATGGTCCCCGTCGTCGAGGACGTCGACGAGAAGGGGCTCTTCGAGCTGGCCGACGAGGTGAACGACCTCGCCGCCCGCGCCCGCGAGCGCAAACTCAAACCCGCTGAGATGAACGGCGGCACCTTCACGATCACCAACTTCGGCGCCATCGGCGGCGAGTACGCCACGCCGATCATCAACTACCCCGAGACCGCGATCTTGGGGCTCGGCGCCATCGAGGAGCGCCCGGTCGTGCGCGAGCGCGACGGGGAAAGCGAGGTCGTCCCGGCGCCGACGCTGCCGCTGTCCCTGTCGATCGACCACCGGGTCGTCGACGGGGCGATCGCGGCCGAGTTCGCGAACACCGTCATGGAACACTTAGAAAACCCGCTGCTGCTACTCAACGAATAA
- the lpdA gene encoding dihydrolipoyl dehydrogenase, whose protein sequence is MVVGDVTTGTEVLVIGAGPGGYVAAIRAAQEGLDTTLVEKDAYGGACLNRGCIPSKALITGSGLAHEAGNAEFMGVHADPAVDMGKMIEWKDGVVDRLTSGVEKLCKANGVNLVAGTASFTGENTVRVAHGGDGQGSETLSFEHAIVATGSRPIQIPGFDFSEDHVWSSAEALDADTVPDRLGIVGGGYIGMELATTYAKLGADVTVVEMLDDILDPYEDDVKRIVRKRAEELGVEFHFGEGASEWSEAPDGGYLLHTETEEGEESTYGVDKVLVAVGRQPVTDGLDLDEAGIETDERGFIETDDRTRTAVEHVHAVGDVAGDPMLAHAASKEGIVAAEVIAGEPAALDQQAVPAAVFTDPEIGTVGMTEAAAEEAGFDPAVGQMPFNASGRAMTTGHTEGFVRIVADDETGFVLGAQIVGPEASELIAEVALAIEMGATLEDVAATVHTHPTLAEAVMEAAENARGQAIHTLNR, encoded by the coding sequence ATGGTCGTCGGAGACGTCACCACGGGAACGGAGGTACTGGTCATCGGCGCGGGACCGGGCGGCTACGTCGCCGCCATCCGCGCCGCACAGGAGGGGCTCGACACGACCTTAGTCGAGAAGGACGCCTACGGGGGCGCCTGTCTCAACCGCGGCTGTATCCCCTCGAAGGCGCTGATCACCGGCAGCGGGCTGGCCCACGAGGCGGGCAACGCGGAGTTCATGGGCGTCCACGCGGACCCCGCCGTCGACATGGGGAAGATGATCGAGTGGAAAGACGGCGTGGTCGACCGGCTGACGAGCGGCGTCGAGAAGCTCTGCAAGGCCAACGGCGTGAATCTGGTCGCAGGGACCGCCTCGTTCACCGGCGAGAACACCGTCCGCGTCGCGCACGGCGGCGACGGACAGGGCTCCGAGACCCTCTCGTTCGAGCACGCGATCGTCGCCACCGGTTCGCGCCCGATCCAGATCCCCGGCTTCGATTTTTCCGAGGACCACGTCTGGAGCTCAGCCGAGGCGCTCGACGCGGACACGGTCCCCGACCGGCTCGGGATCGTCGGCGGCGGCTACATCGGGATGGAGCTGGCGACGACGTACGCGAAGCTCGGCGCCGACGTGACGGTCGTCGAGATGCTCGACGACATCCTCGACCCCTACGAGGACGACGTGAAGCGGATCGTCCGCAAGCGCGCCGAGGAGCTGGGCGTCGAGTTCCACTTCGGTGAGGGCGCAAGCGAGTGGTCGGAGGCGCCCGACGGCGGCTACCTGCTCCACACGGAGACGGAGGAGGGCGAGGAGTCGACGTACGGCGTCGACAAGGTCCTCGTCGCGGTCGGTCGCCAGCCGGTCACGGACGGGCTGGACTTAGACGAGGCCGGGATAGAGACCGACGAGCGCGGGTTCATCGAGACGGACGACCGCACCCGCACCGCGGTCGAACACGTTCACGCGGTGGGCGACGTGGCGGGCGATCCGATGCTCGCGCACGCGGCCTCGAAGGAGGGGATCGTCGCCGCGGAGGTGATCGCGGGCGAGCCGGCCGCGCTGGACCAGCAGGCAGTCCCGGCGGCCGTCTTCACCGACCCCGAGATCGGGACGGTCGGGATGACGGAGGCGGCGGCCGAGGAGGCCGGGTTCGACCCCGCGGTCGGCCAGATGCCGTTCAACGCCTCCGGGCGGGCGATGACGACCGGCCACACCGAGGGGTTCGTCCGGATCGTCGCCGACGACGAGACCGGCTTCGTGCTCGGCGCGCAGATCGTCGGTCCCGAGGCGTCGGAGCTGATCGCGGAGGTCGCGCTCGCGATCGAGATGGGCGCGACCCTCGAAGACGTGGCGGCCACGGTCCACACCCACCCGACGCTCGCGGAGGCGGTGATGGAGGCCGCGGAGAACGCGCGCGGACAGGCGATCCACACGCTGAACCGCTGA
- the katG gene encoding catalase/peroxidase HPI: MASSSSDEAFTGKSNQDWWPERLSLEILDQNGQKSDPLEADFDYGEAFQELDLEAVKEDIEAVLTEPQDWWPADYEHYGPLMIRMAWHSAGTYRAYDGRGGAAGARQRFAPLNSWPDNANLDKARRLLWPVKRKYGRNLSWSDLIVLSGNVAVESMGFPTYGFAGGREDDFDTDKAVNWGPENELETQNRFERPGEIQKGLGASVMGLIYVNPEGPDGQPDPEASAKNIRQTFSRMAMNDKQTAALIAGGHTFGKVHGKDDPEEVLGPEPEAAPMENMGLGWQNDAAVEDGEVTTSGIEGPWTQSPTEWDMGYVNNLLDYEWEPEKGPGGAWQWTPKDGELEGSAPDALDDGERVTPMMLTTDIALKKDPDYREIMETFQENPMEFGMAFAKAWYKLTHRDMGPPERFLGPEVPEETMVWQDPLPDAEYELVGDEAVAQLKEAVLETDLTRAQLIKTAWASASTYRDSDKRGGANGARIRLDPQRGWEVNEPEKLETVLETYERVQAEFNESRDEVQVSLADLIVLGGNAAVEEAAADAGYDVEVPFEPGRTDATAEQTDADSFEALKPEVDGFRNYVPDGADRPAEELLVDKADLLNLTPDEMTALVGGMRTLGATYGDWEYGVLTDQPEALTNDFFVNLLSMETNWKPSTEDQVFEGYDRDTGDLKWKATRADLIFGSHSRLRSLAEVYAAEDGEKKLVEDFVDTWTKVMQADRFDLE, translated from the coding sequence ATGGCTAGCAGCAGTTCAGACGAAGCCTTTACGGGAAAATCGAATCAAGACTGGTGGCCCGAACGACTGAGTTTGGAGATACTTGATCAGAACGGACAGAAGTCCGACCCACTAGAAGCGGACTTCGACTACGGGGAGGCGTTTCAGGAACTCGATCTCGAGGCAGTTAAAGAGGACATCGAAGCCGTACTCACGGAGCCGCAAGACTGGTGGCCGGCAGACTACGAACACTACGGTCCGCTCATGATCCGGATGGCGTGGCACAGCGCCGGCACCTACCGCGCCTACGACGGACGCGGCGGAGCCGCTGGCGCTCGGCAGCGGTTCGCGCCACTCAATAGCTGGCCGGACAACGCGAACCTAGACAAGGCTCGGCGTCTGCTCTGGCCCGTCAAGCGGAAGTACGGACGTAACCTGTCGTGGTCCGACCTGATTGTCCTCTCCGGGAACGTCGCCGTCGAGTCGATGGGCTTCCCGACGTACGGTTTCGCTGGCGGCCGCGAAGACGACTTCGACACCGACAAGGCCGTTAACTGGGGCCCGGAGAACGAACTGGAGACACAGAACCGCTTCGAACGGCCCGGTGAGATCCAGAAAGGGCTCGGCGCATCCGTGATGGGGCTCATCTACGTCAATCCTGAGGGGCCTGACGGACAGCCCGACCCAGAGGCGTCGGCGAAAAACATCCGGCAGACGTTCTCCCGCATGGCGATGAACGACAAGCAGACGGCGGCACTCATCGCCGGCGGCCACACCTTCGGGAAAGTCCACGGGAAGGACGATCCTGAGGAAGTGCTCGGACCCGAGCCGGAGGCCGCGCCCATGGAGAACATGGGGCTCGGTTGGCAGAACGACGCTGCGGTTGAGGACGGCGAAGTCACCACGAGCGGGATCGAAGGTCCCTGGACCCAGTCTCCGACCGAGTGGGACATGGGGTACGTCAACAACCTTCTCGATTACGAGTGGGAGCCGGAGAAGGGACCGGGCGGTGCTTGGCAGTGGACGCCGAAGGACGGCGAGCTCGAAGGCTCCGCGCCGGACGCTCTCGACGACGGTGAGCGGGTCACGCCGATGATGCTCACGACGGATATCGCGCTCAAAAAGGATCCGGACTACCGGGAGATCATGGAGACGTTCCAAGAGAACCCGATGGAGTTCGGGATGGCGTTCGCCAAGGCCTGGTACAAACTGACTCACCGCGACATGGGTCCGCCAGAGCGGTTCCTCGGTCCTGAGGTCCCGGAGGAAACGATGGTCTGGCAGGACCCGCTCCCCGACGCGGAGTACGAACTTGTGGGCGACGAAGCGGTCGCTCAGCTCAAGGAAGCAGTCCTTGAGACGGATCTCACGCGGGCACAGCTGATCAAGACCGCTTGGGCTTCCGCGTCGACGTACCGCGACAGCGACAAGCGCGGTGGTGCGAACGGGGCTCGCATTCGCCTGGACCCGCAGCGCGGCTGGGAGGTCAACGAACCGGAGAAACTGGAAACGGTCTTGGAGACGTACGAACGCGTCCAGGCGGAGTTCAACGAGTCGCGTGACGAGGTACAGGTGTCGCTGGCCGACCTCATCGTGCTCGGTGGAAACGCGGCCGTCGAGGAGGCCGCGGCCGACGCCGGCTACGACGTCGAAGTCCCGTTCGAGCCCGGTCGGACCGACGCGACCGCCGAACAGACCGATGCCGACTCGTTCGAGGCGCTCAAGCCGGAGGTCGACGGGTTCCGCAACTACGTTCCGGACGGCGCCGACCGGCCGGCCGAGGAGCTGTTGGTTGACAAGGCCGACCTCCTGAACCTGACTCCCGACGAGATGACTGCGCTAGTCGGTGGTATGCGGACACTCGGCGCGACGTACGGCGACTGGGAGTACGGTGTGCTTACTGATCAACCGGAGGCGCTAACGAACGACTTCTTCGTGAACCTCCTGAGCATGGAAACGAACTGGAAGCCGTCCACCGAAGATCAGGTGTTCGAGGGCTACGACCGCGACACCGGCGATCTCAAGTGGAAGGCGACCCGTGCGGACCTAATATTCGGGTCACATTCCCGGCTCCGCTCGCTCGCCGAGGTGTACGCGGCAGAAGACGGCGAAAAGAAACTCGTCGAGGACTTCGTCGATACCTGGACGAAGGTGATGCAGGCGGACCGCTTCGACCTCGAGTAA
- a CDS encoding metalloregulator ArsR/SmtB family transcription factor, producing the protein MSSTERLQRYVADECGSCTDEALADRLAELEDLNESVGGSDLETDIELLSALGSETRYKIVRMLHAADDEELCVCELSPLLDVSDSAISHALSQLTDAGLVTRRKEGKWRMYRATPRANAVLVALDGSRSL; encoded by the coding sequence ATGTCATCGACCGAGCGGCTACAGCGGTACGTCGCCGACGAGTGCGGCTCCTGTACGGACGAAGCCCTCGCCGACCGGTTGGCGGAGCTGGAGGACCTGAACGAGAGCGTCGGCGGGTCGGACCTGGAGACCGATATCGAGCTACTGTCGGCGCTCGGCAGCGAGACGCGGTACAAGATCGTCCGGATGCTTCACGCGGCGGACGACGAGGAGCTGTGCGTCTGCGAGCTCTCACCGCTCTTAGACGTGAGCGACAGCGCGATCAGCCACGCCCTCTCGCAGCTCACCGACGCCGGCCTCGTCACGCGCCGGAAGGAGGGGAAGTGGCGGATGTATCGCGCCACGCCGCGCGCGAACGCCGTCCTCGTGGCGCTCGACGGGTCGCGGTCGCTATGA
- the arsD gene encoding arsenite efflux transporter metallochaperone ArsD, giving the protein MTELTLYEEAMCCSTGVCGPDPDDELVEVSAALDQLEAAFDDLEVTRANMQHNIDQFLETQRIYDRVQEDGPSILPITVVDDEIVAEGEYLSYDELTAAIDGNAAPQEA; this is encoded by the coding sequence ATGACCGAACTCACCCTGTACGAAGAAGCGATGTGTTGCTCCACCGGCGTCTGCGGTCCCGACCCCGACGACGAACTCGTCGAGGTCAGCGCGGCGCTCGACCAGCTCGAAGCCGCGTTCGACGACCTCGAAGTCACCCGAGCGAACATGCAACACAACATCGACCAGTTCCTCGAAACGCAGCGGATATACGACCGCGTCCAGGAGGACGGTCCGTCGATCCTCCCGATCACGGTCGTCGACGACGAGATCGTCGCCGAGGGCGAGTACCTCTCGTACGACGAACTGACCGCGGCCATCGACGGCAACGCCGCGCCACAGGAGGCCTAA
- the arsA gene encoding arsenical pump-driving ATPase, producing the protein MAQSQPTATSARDVVEPSGDETEFVFFSGKGGVGKSTVSCATATWLADNDYETLLVTTDPAPNLSDIFGESIGHEVTAIDGIENLSAIEIDPDTAAEEYRQETIEPMRELLGEEEIRTVEEQLNSPCVEEIAAFDNFVDFMDSPEYDVVVFDTAPTGHTIRLMELPSDWNAELEKGGSTCIGPAASMEDKKQDYERAIDTLQDDERTSFAFVGKPEDSSIDEIERSASDLGDLGIESQLLILNGYLPESVCEDPFFEGKRADEQAVIEHAREEFDADATATYPLQPGEIAGLDLLADVGGVLYDGTEATVDVGTATDVDADDAAEFDSMADAEAVVDQLTPSDETQYLFFTGKGGVGKSTIASTAGTKLAEAGHETLVVTTDPAAHLADIFGEPVGHEPTSVGQENLDAARIDQEKALAEYREQVLDHVTEMYENKEDTQIDVDAAIANVEEELESPCAEEMAALEKFVSYFDEDGYDVVVFDTAPTGHTLRLLELPSDWKGFMDLGSLTKGAAPAKGDQYDEVIETMKDPERSTFAFVMYPEYTPMMEAYRAAADLKDQVGIETSLVVANYLLPEEYGDNAFFANRRAQQAQYLEEIRDRFDAPLMLAPLRQDEPIGLDELSAFGEEITGLADVVEADAPEVTPS; encoded by the coding sequence ATGGCACAATCACAGCCGACGGCGACGAGCGCGCGTGACGTCGTCGAACCGAGCGGCGACGAAACGGAGTTCGTTTTCTTCAGCGGGAAGGGCGGCGTCGGCAAGAGCACCGTGAGCTGTGCGACCGCGACGTGGCTCGCCGACAACGACTACGAGACGCTGCTGGTGACCACCGACCCTGCCCCGAACCTCTCGGACATCTTCGGGGAGTCGATCGGTCACGAGGTCACCGCGATCGACGGGATCGAGAACCTCTCGGCGATCGAGATCGACCCGGACACCGCCGCCGAGGAGTACCGACAGGAGACGATCGAGCCGATGCGCGAACTGCTCGGGGAGGAGGAGATCCGGACGGTCGAAGAGCAGCTCAACAGTCCCTGCGTCGAGGAGATAGCCGCCTTCGACAACTTCGTCGACTTCATGGACAGCCCGGAGTACGACGTCGTCGTCTTCGACACGGCGCCGACGGGCCACACCATCCGGCTGATGGAGCTCCCCTCCGACTGGAACGCCGAACTCGAGAAGGGCGGCTCGACCTGTATCGGGCCGGCCGCCTCGATGGAGGACAAAAAACAGGACTACGAGCGCGCGATCGACACGCTCCAGGACGACGAGCGTACCTCGTTCGCGTTCGTCGGTAAGCCGGAGGACTCCTCGATCGACGAGATCGAACGCAGCGCGAGCGACCTCGGCGACCTCGGGATCGAGTCGCAGCTGTTGATCCTCAACGGCTACCTCCCAGAGTCGGTGTGCGAGGACCCCTTCTTCGAGGGGAAGCGCGCGGACGAGCAGGCCGTCATCGAGCACGCCCGCGAGGAGTTCGACGCCGACGCGACGGCGACGTACCCGCTCCAGCCGGGCGAGATCGCCGGCCTCGACCTGCTCGCGGACGTGGGTGGTGTCCTCTACGACGGCACGGAGGCGACCGTCGACGTCGGAACCGCGACCGACGTGGACGCTGACGACGCGGCTGAGTTCGATTCAATGGCGGACGCCGAGGCGGTCGTCGATCAACTGACGCCGAGCGACGAGACGCAGTACCTCTTTTTCACCGGGAAAGGCGGTGTCGGCAAGAGTACCATCGCCTCGACGGCGGGGACGAAACTCGCTGAGGCGGGCCACGAGACGCTCGTCGTCACAACTGACCCGGCCGCGCACTTAGCGGACATCTTCGGTGAGCCCGTGGGCCACGAACCCACTTCGGTCGGCCAGGAGAACCTCGACGCGGCGCGGATCGACCAAGAAAAAGCGCTTGCGGAGTACCGCGAGCAGGTCCTCGACCACGTCACCGAGATGTACGAGAACAAAGAGGACACCCAGATCGACGTCGACGCCGCGATCGCGAACGTCGAAGAGGAGTTGGAGTCGCCCTGTGCCGAGGAGATGGCGGCCTTAGAGAAGTTCGTGAGCTACTTCGACGAGGACGGCTACGACGTCGTCGTCTTTGACACGGCCCCCACGGGCCACACGCTCCGACTGCTCGAACTCCCCTCCGACTGGAAGGGGTTCATGGACCTCGGCTCGCTGACGAAGGGCGCTGCGCCCGCCAAGGGTGACCAGTACGACGAAGTCATCGAGACGATGAAAGACCCCGAACGGAGCACGTTCGCGTTCGTGATGTACCCCGAGTACACCCCGATGATGGAGGCGTACCGGGCTGCCGCCGACCTCAAAGATCAGGTCGGCATCGAGACCTCGCTGGTCGTCGCCAACTACCTCCTCCCCGAGGAGTACGGCGACAACGCCTTCTTCGCGAACCGGCGCGCCCAGCAGGCACAGTATCTCGAAGAGATTCGAGACCGGTTCGACGCGCCGTTGATGTTGGCGCCGCTCCGGCAGGACGAACCGATCGGGCTCGACGAACTCAGCGCCTTCGGTGAGGAGATTACCGGACTCGCAGACGTTGTCGAAGCGGACGCACCAGAGGTGACGCCCTCGTGA
- the hcsL gene encoding halo-CC-star protein HcsL gives MSDAGEVEDAAEGSPGGPDVESVEADVEAALHEFLDTLDESETYQRFVAADEALQDDDEATALLREYQRKQQQMQRGGFDESVMAELKQLQTEMSNNETIQRQQAAQADLIELLKRTNDAISDEIGEEFARSTGGGCC, from the coding sequence GTGAGCGACGCAGGCGAGGTGGAGGATGCGGCCGAAGGAAGCCCGGGCGGACCCGATGTAGAAAGCGTGGAAGCCGACGTTGAGGCGGCGCTCCACGAGTTCCTCGACACGCTCGACGAGTCTGAGACGTATCAGCGGTTCGTCGCGGCCGACGAGGCGTTACAGGACGACGACGAGGCGACGGCGCTGCTCCGCGAATACCAGCGAAAGCAACAGCAGATGCAACGCGGCGGTTTCGACGAGTCGGTGATGGCCGAGCTGAAGCAGCTCCAGACCGAAATGTCGAACAACGAGACGATCCAGCGTCAGCAGGCCGCACAGGCCGATCTGATAGAACTGCTCAAGCGAACGAACGACGCCATTAGCGACGAAATCGGCGAGGAGTTCGCGCGGTCCACCGGAGGTGGGTGCTGTTGA
- the hcsS gene encoding halo-CC-star protein HcsS, translated as MLLSASGQDASDDGITDDEVVAAAESLGEELAAAKESSSEFAFTTMVMQCNEAIGDETGIDYGSVCADDDGCC; from the coding sequence GTGCTGTTGAGCGCTTCCGGTCAGGACGCCAGCGACGACGGAATCACCGACGACGAGGTCGTCGCGGCCGCCGAGTCGCTCGGCGAAGAGCTTGCGGCGGCGAAAGAGTCCTCCTCGGAGTTCGCGTTCACCACTATGGTGATGCAGTGTAACGAAGCGATCGGCGACGAGACCGGAATCGACTACGGCAGCGTCTGCGCCGACGACGACGGCTGCTGTTAG
- a CDS encoding DUF5783 family protein, producing MADQFDPEKFEDKYANYFNELQRAYKNAFNQMNDRYDSELIHGIDQTVLNESEPFYEDGEFRVELPENPRERISGAVAVDDETFEETLAEYVERIESELYRTLGVDRPE from the coding sequence ATGGCCGACCAGTTCGACCCGGAGAAGTTCGAGGACAAGTACGCAAACTACTTCAACGAGCTCCAGCGGGCGTACAAGAACGCGTTCAACCAGATGAACGACCGGTACGACTCGGAGCTGATCCACGGCATCGACCAGACCGTGCTCAACGAGTCGGAGCCGTTCTACGAGGACGGCGAGTTCCGCGTCGAACTCCCGGAGAACCCCCGCGAGCGCATCAGCGGCGCCGTCGCGGTCGACGACGAGACGTTCGAGGAGACGCTAGCGGAGTACGTCGAGCGGATCGAGTCCGAGCTGTACCGGACCCTCGGCGTCGATCGCCCGGAGTGA
- a CDS encoding NifU family protein, producing the protein MSTDTTDAADADNELRERITNFLRRNFPQIQMHGGSAAIAHLDREKGEVTVQLGGACSGCGISPMTIQAIKSRMVKEIPEIETVHADTGASAGADGDLGGTSSGDGMSPSFPGETTDDGGDDEGPQAPF; encoded by the coding sequence ATGAGTACGGACACGACTGACGCGGCTGACGCGGACAACGAACTCCGCGAGCGGATCACGAACTTCCTGCGGCGCAACTTCCCGCAGATCCAGATGCACGGCGGGAGCGCCGCCATCGCCCACCTCGACCGCGAGAAGGGCGAGGTGACGGTCCAGCTCGGCGGCGCCTGCTCCGGCTGCGGTATCTCCCCGATGACGATCCAGGCGATCAAGTCCCGGATGGTCAAGGAGATCCCCGAGATCGAGACGGTCCACGCCGACACCGGCGCGTCGGCCGGCGCCGACGGCGACCTCGGCGGCACCAGCAGCGGCGACGGGATGTCCCCCTCCTTCCCCGGCGAGACGACCGACGACGGCGGCGACGACGAAGGCCCGCAGGCGCCGTTCTGA